The nucleotide window aatttattattattttagaaagttataataaatttttgaaaatgtttatgactttttgaaaatttttatgattttttgaatgcgtttttgaaaaacttttgggaaaatttattgttttttgcttttgcaattttggtTGAAAGCAAGTGAGAGCACTGAAGTTTATTTCagtgatttttgaaaaaatcaattattgaaagcaacaaaataaaaattggaaaacgaATAACCATAATTCATGATTGAATCACGGCAAAACCGCATAACCGGATCGTACTCGGCTTCACACGAATTTGCTCGCCAACAGTCATTATTctcttaattttgatttaaattaaattttaaaaattaacgcAATAATTATATTTGAAGTAACGGACAAATTACGACAATAAATGTGATAATATATAGAATTTCACACGCttacaacaaataattataacaataaatgcatacaaatgcgcgtgtgtgtgtataaaaaggttaataatttttaactggCCAATTTAGTGCCGTCTACAGCTTAACTTTATTaggatttatttatatattcgttattattaaaattgttaacaaTGTACGCCTTTAAGCTATGCGCACACCAGCCTGGTCGCAGTACTTTTGCAAAGCCTGCTTGTGATTTTCGCCGATGGCGGCCACCAGGGTGGGTACTTCGCCTGGGCGTGTTTGCGCCAGCTTGGCCAATGACTCGGCCAAGTACTTGCGGCCGTCCGTTATGTCAGCGAGAAAATCTTGTGATTTCGGCTGTGCATAGCTTAGTTGTGAGAAGGCGGCCTGGTAGCCGGGCGCATCATCGACCTCGACGAAATGATCGCCATCCAAAGTAGTCTGATCGGGTGGCAGCTCGAAGAGTTCAACTAATGCCTGCAGCAGTGGCGACCAGCGTTGCACATAGGGTGGTGCCAGCATTGCCGGGCATTCTGTGAGTATTTTGGCAATACCCACGGCAACGATCTTACGATCCATCTCCGATGAGACCTTCGCCATGTCCGGTATGAAGACACGATCAATTACCATACCGAACATATTCGCTTGTATTTGATCGATGAGTTCCACCAAAGCGACTGCGCTCATTTTGGCCGTGTAGTAGCAGAGGAAAACTATAATGCCGCGCAAATATTTGGTGGTCTTCGAGAGTGATAAGCGCTGGAAGAGCAAGGCGAATATCTGACGCATATTGGGCTGCAGCTGTTCGGTGGGATAGTAGGCGAGTAAATTCTGCATGAGATAGAAACCCTCGTGATCGTTCGATTTGGAGGCAATCATTTTCTGGAATACACCCAAAACGGCattctgtaaataaaaaaagggTGTTGAAACAGTTTCCGATTTAAAATATCAATGTTGCTGTAAAATATTACCAGTTTGCCCAAGGCTACAATTTGTGCGGAGCCTTGCTTGATAAATGCCGTTATTAAACGTATAAGTGGCGTAACGTTGCCTGGGCGATCCCACAGTGCAGGCACCAACAAACAAGGGAAGAGCGCCCAATACGGTTCGGGTATGGAGCCGCTACCCTCGCGTATTTCCAATAACAAAGAAAGCATTTGGAAAACATAAGGCATAAATTCCAAAATATCTTGCTGTAATATGCCCTGAAAGACGGGAAATAGTGCCTCTTCAAAGGAGCTCACGGCAGCGGGCTCCGTTTTGCAAACAATTCTTGAAAAAtggggaaaaaaatatttaaaatacaaaaacgaaatgaaacaAATTCAATCGCACTCACTTCACGGCCAAAGAGAGCGTTTCGAAGAGATAATGGTTGAAATGTGGACGCGATGGATTCTTCGCAACCAAAGTGAGAATCTCCGTTAGGCGCGGCAATGCAACGGCCATATATGGCATAGTGGCCTCCTGCAGTGTGGAAAAACTGCGCATAATGGCTGCAAAAGATGTCAAGAACTCACTTAGTTGACACACAAAAATATAGCCTCGTATACAAACCTTTCATCACATATTCATTTTCATTGGAACCGGGTAGCGACAATGTACCGAAAAGTCCGGTAAGCAAATCATTTGTAAATGGCGCTAAATGCTGTGCCGTAATCAACGGTTGCTGATTGCTGTCGCGCATCACCAGTATTTTTTCTATAGCGCAGGCCGCATAACTGTGCACTACAACGCTCTCTGCCGGCAGATGACGTATCAAGTGTGGAATGCAAGCTAGTAGAGTTTGCGGGCCTAAAATACTGCGGAATACCATGATGAATTTAATGGCGGCAGATTTTAAAACCGGCAACTCATTAACtgtaataaaattagaatgtaTATTAGACTCATTTTCactttaaaaactaattttatactTACTATTGGGACGCTCCAGTTCGGGCACAATATGTTGAGCGCAAAATTGTGGTAGTGGCACCAATTCGGAAATATGTGTAATGCCATGTTTTTGTGTGCCGCCACGTGATGCCAACGAAGTGACTAAGTAAATGGCTGTGTCCTTGGCGCGCCAATTTGCTGAAGGATTCTCTTTATATTTAGCCAAGAGTATTTCTAAATATTGGCCGAAGATGGCGAATATTTTCGCTTCAAAATTCTGACTCAAAGTCTTGACGAGGTCACAGGCTGCACGACGGCGTGTATCGATATCGGAACCTTCAATATCACGGCGTATATACTCTTCAGGGCTGTCCTCAAATAACTCTTCGTCGGATTGACGGAAATCCAAATTTGGTATGACCACTTTCTCACAAATATTGGCGAGTATTTCTGGgttctcaaatattttgcgATAATGATTACGCTCAGCCACAACCGATAAAAATTGCAATGCATTAGAAACGAGCTAAAATGAAATTGGAGTAATTCAAAGTTTACAATTCGaagtatgtattattttatgtatCTACCGCATCATATTTGGTTTGATTGCCGGTCTTTACAAGCAATTCCCAAACGGCTGTCACGAAGGTCTCCATGTACGAACCGAACTCTTCATCGTATTTCTGTGCATATAAACCAATATTCTCACAGATTTGTGAACGCAAGTGTTCTAAAACACCTGCATCCTCATCATCACCCGTATGCAAACAAGGTACATCGACTGTGAGCAACTCATGGAATGATTTCATCCATGTTTGCATATTATCCTCAAAGAACTCTGGTAAGTCTTGGGAGTTAAGTGAGAAAAATACTTTACAAACCAACAccaaagaaccataaataaCTTTCAGCGCTGCTGTATTATTCTCGTGCACTTTAGTCAATTGCATTGTGGCAAGCAATAAATCAGTCAAAGGTTTGGCCATGCGGTCCAAAACCAATTTGATTTCTTCCCATAAACTTTGTGATTTGAACTCGTAACGATAGCGTTTAAAGAGTGAATGTGCTGTTTGCAAAACTCCGTTAATCACATTAAAATCGCCAGTAGCAAATTTTTCCACCATCTCGTCGATAAGCTGTGGCCATTTCTTTGGAAAATCATGTTTGCCAATTATGCTCACGGCATCGCTTAGTTGTTTCTGCAATGCCGTAGGCGAGCGTAACATAAGCGTAACAATCAGTGTTTTAATCGTGTTACGATCGTCTTGATGTATTTTGTCGGGGCCATCTGTATCCTAaaataaattacgaaaaaaattgaaattttaaatgcgTAACGTATTTTGTGTTGCAGCACTTACTTCATGCGCTGCCCAATTACGTTTCACGTAGTTCTTGAATGCAATGGCACCGGCAATACGTATTGTCATATCCACCTCTTGCTTGTCGATGAGATTCAACAATAGTACGGCATAATTACGCTGCACTT belongs to Bactrocera dorsalis isolate Fly_Bdor chromosome 1, ASM2337382v1, whole genome shotgun sequence and includes:
- the LOC105230784 gene encoding exportin-2, with protein sequence MEINETNLQQLGGYLQQTLSPDPNVRRPAEKLLESIEVQRNYAVLLLNLIDKQEVDMTIRIAGAIAFKNYVKRNWAAHEDTDGPDKIHQDDRNTIKTLIVTLMLRSPTALQKQLSDAVSIIGKHDFPKKWPQLIDEMVEKFATGDFNVINGVLQTAHSLFKRYRYEFKSQSLWEEIKLVLDRMAKPLTDLLLATMQLTKVHENNTAALKVIYGSLVLVCKVFFSLNSQDLPEFFEDNMQTWMKSFHELLTVDVPCLHTGDDEDAGVLEHLRSQICENIGLYAQKYDEEFGSYMETFVTAVWELLVKTGNQTKYDALVSNALQFLSVVAERNHYRKIFENPEILANICEKVVIPNLDFRQSDEELFEDSPEEYIRRDIEGSDIDTRRRAACDLVKTLSQNFEAKIFAIFGQYLEILLAKYKENPSANWRAKDTAIYLVTSLASRGGTQKHGITHISELVPLPQFCAQHIVPELERPNINELPVLKSAAIKFIMVFRSILGPQTLLACIPHLIRHLPAESVVVHSYAACAIEKILVMRDSNQQPLITAQHLAPFTNDLLTGLFGTLSLPGSNENEYVMKAIMRSFSTLQEATMPYMAVALPRLTEILTLVAKNPSRPHFNHYLFETLSLAVKIVCKTEPAAVSSFEEALFPVFQGILQQDILEFMPYVFQMLSLLLEIREGSGSIPEPYWALFPCLLVPALWDRPGNVTPLIRLITAFIKQGSAQIVALGKLNAVLGVFQKMIASKSNDHEGFYLMQNLLAYYPTEQLQPNMRQIFALLFQRLSLSKTTKYLRGIIVFLCYYTAKMSAVALVELIDQIQANMFGMVIDRVFIPDMAKVSSEMDRKIVAVGIAKILTECPAMLAPPYVQRWSPLLQALVELFELPPDQTTLDGDHFVEVDDAPGYQAAFSQLSYAQPKSQDFLADITDGRKYLAESLAKLAQTRPGEVPTLVAAIGENHKQALQKYCDQAGVRIA